Proteins encoded in a region of the Agromyces protaetiae genome:
- a CDS encoding LysM peptidoglycan-binding domain-containing protein — protein sequence MSESNTIDAHGGFGANVGAGAPAPRTRLRITRRGRVVLTTLAALPVAIVASVSVLGAGMAAADGGGVPVAPLEVVTVGHGDTLWELAESIAPDEDPREVIADIVRLNGLDGAVVQPGQQLALPAVR from the coding sequence ATGAGCGAGTCGAACACGATCGACGCCCACGGCGGCTTCGGGGCGAACGTCGGCGCCGGTGCACCCGCCCCTCGGACGCGGCTGCGGATCACGCGTCGCGGCCGGGTCGTGTTGACGACGCTCGCGGCACTGCCGGTCGCCATCGTGGCCTCGGTGTCGGTGCTCGGCGCGGGCATGGCGGCCGCCGACGGAGGTGGGGTGCCGGTCGCCCCGCTCGAGGTCGTGACCGTCGGCCACGGCGACACGCTGTGGGAACTGGCGGAGTCGATCGCGCCCGATGAAGACCCCCGCGAGGTCATCGCCGACATCGTGCGCCTCAACGGGCTCGACGGCGCGGTGGTGCAGCCCGGTCAGCAGCTCGCCCTGCCCGCCGTGCGCTGA
- a CDS encoding histidinol-phosphate transaminase, which translates to MTSLEDLPIRDDLRGKAPYGAPQQAVPVALNVNENTHPIPEAVAHDIVARVAAAILGLNRYPDREFTQLRAALAGYLGHGLEPRQIWAANGSNEVLQHILQAFGGPGRTALGFAPTYSMYALLAAGTGTAWVTGGRDADYELSPETAVAAVREHDPDVVLLCAPNNPTGTPLSLDTVEAVADAARGIVVVDEAYFEFADPGTPSALTLLEGRPRLLVSRTMSKAFAFAGARVGYLAGDPATIDALRLVRLPYHLSALTQAAALGALAHADQMLAMVDEIRLQRERISNELERLGFRAYRSGSNFVLFDGVDDPHAVFEGLLERGILIREIGLPGSLRVTAGTETETTAFLEAIAPFAPRSAQ; encoded by the coding sequence GTGACCAGTCTCGAGGATCTCCCCATCAGAGACGACCTCCGTGGCAAGGCACCGTACGGTGCGCCGCAGCAGGCCGTTCCCGTTGCGTTGAACGTCAACGAGAACACGCATCCGATTCCGGAGGCCGTGGCACACGACATCGTCGCGCGCGTCGCGGCGGCGATCCTCGGGTTGAACCGCTATCCCGATCGTGAGTTCACCCAGCTGCGCGCGGCACTGGCCGGGTACCTCGGTCACGGGCTCGAGCCGCGGCAGATCTGGGCCGCGAACGGGTCGAACGAGGTGCTGCAGCACATCCTGCAGGCGTTCGGCGGCCCGGGGCGCACCGCGCTGGGGTTCGCGCCGACCTACTCGATGTACGCGCTGCTCGCGGCCGGGACCGGCACCGCGTGGGTCACCGGCGGGCGCGACGCCGACTACGAGCTGAGCCCCGAGACCGCGGTCGCGGCCGTCCGCGAGCACGATCCCGACGTGGTCCTGCTGTGCGCCCCGAACAATCCGACCGGGACCCCCCTCTCGCTCGACACCGTCGAGGCCGTCGCCGACGCGGCACGCGGCATCGTGGTCGTCGACGAGGCGTATTTCGAGTTCGCCGACCCGGGCACGCCCAGTGCGCTCACGTTGCTCGAGGGCCGGCCGAGACTGCTCGTCTCACGCACGATGAGCAAGGCGTTCGCCTTCGCGGGCGCACGGGTCGGCTACCTCGCCGGAGATCCCGCCACCATCGACGCACTACGCCTGGTGCGCCTGCCGTACCACCTGTCCGCGCTCACCCAGGCGGCAGCGCTCGGTGCGCTCGCGCACGCCGACCAGATGCTCGCGATGGTCGACGAGATCCGTCTCCAGCGGGAGCGCATCTCGAACGAGCTCGAACGACTCGGATTCCGCGCCTATCGGAGCGGCTCGAACTTCGTGCTCTTCGACGGCGTCGACGACCCGCACGCGGTGTTCGAGGGACTGCTCGAACGGGGCATCCTGATTCGCGAGATCGGGCTGCCGGGCAGCCTCAGGGTGACGGCCGGCACCGAGACCGAGACAACCGCGTTCCTCGAAGCCATCGCGCCGTTCGCGCCCCGGTCGGCCCAATAG
- a CDS encoding SseB family protein: MSPATDPGSSDPGRPLADSAGQPWAGRSFQANPHAADDGRMPADLADALERFRAGEAGQSEVVHAFAGARLLIPLVAELGAGADDAGDAPGAHGLRVDKSQELSIVTVAGPDGRKVLPVFGSVEAMGRWNPLARPVPADGVRVALAAADDGTDLVVLDPGSPTEFVLRRPAVWAVARSHPWQPPFEAAEVAAAFERSIGSELAVLGVELLAGDPYARLAGPELVVRLTLVAGLTRTELDATTARLARRWAEDDRIATGVDSLVVKLVGGAAA, from the coding sequence ATGTCGCCGGCTACTGACCCCGGCTCGTCAGATCCCGGCCGGCCTCTCGCCGACTCCGCGGGGCAGCCCTGGGCCGGCAGGTCGTTCCAGGCCAACCCGCACGCGGCCGACGACGGCCGGATGCCGGCCGACCTCGCTGACGCTCTCGAGCGCTTCCGGGCGGGAGAGGCCGGGCAGTCCGAGGTCGTCCACGCGTTCGCGGGCGCGCGTCTGCTGATCCCGCTCGTCGCCGAGCTCGGCGCCGGCGCGGACGATGCCGGCGATGCACCGGGCGCGCACGGGCTCCGGGTGGACAAGAGCCAGGAGCTCTCGATCGTGACGGTCGCGGGACCCGACGGGCGCAAGGTCCTGCCGGTGTTCGGCTCGGTCGAGGCGATGGGCCGTTGGAACCCGCTCGCGCGGCCCGTACCGGCCGACGGCGTGCGCGTGGCGCTCGCCGCGGCCGATGACGGCACCGATCTCGTGGTGCTCGACCCCGGGTCGCCGACCGAGTTCGTGCTGCGCCGGCCGGCGGTCTGGGCCGTCGCACGGTCGCATCCGTGGCAGCCGCCGTTCGAGGCGGCCGAGGTCGCCGCCGCCTTCGAACGCTCGATCGGGTCGGAACTCGCGGTGCTCGGCGTCGAACTGCTCGCGGGCGACCCGTACGCGCGACTCGCGGGCCCCGAGCTCGTCGTGCGACTGACCCTCGTTGCGGGGCTCACCCGCACCGAGCTCGATGCGACGACCGCGCGGCTCGCTCGGCGCTGGGCTGAAGACGATCGCATCGCGACCGGGGTCGACTCGCTCGTCGTCAAGCTCGTCGGTGGAGCCGCGGCATAG
- the priA gene encoding bifunctional 1-(5-phosphoribosyl)-5-((5-phosphoribosylamino)methylideneamino)imidazole-4-carboxamide isomerase/phosphoribosylanthranilate isomerase PriA: MSEFNKTPRLVLLPAVDVAGGKAVRLTKGEAGTETNYGDPVDAAVDWADQGADWIHLVDLDAAFGRGSNTGILKKVIRQVRGVNVELSGGIRDDASLEHALAIGAKRINLGTAALENPEWAASVIAQYGEAIAVGLDVRGETLAARGWTQDGGNLWQVMDRLEEAGAARYVVTDVTKDGTLQGPNLDLLRRIMDRTHRPVVASGGISSLDDIAALRELVPMGLEGSIVGKALYAGAFTLAEALDVAGY, from the coding sequence ATGAGTGAGTTCAACAAGACCCCGCGGCTGGTGCTGCTTCCGGCCGTCGATGTCGCGGGCGGCAAAGCCGTTCGCCTGACGAAGGGCGAGGCGGGCACCGAGACGAACTACGGCGACCCGGTGGACGCCGCCGTGGACTGGGCCGATCAGGGCGCGGACTGGATCCACCTGGTCGATCTCGACGCCGCGTTCGGGCGGGGCTCGAACACCGGGATCTTGAAGAAGGTCATCCGCCAGGTCCGCGGTGTGAACGTCGAGCTCTCGGGCGGCATCCGCGACGACGCGTCGCTCGAGCACGCGCTCGCGATCGGCGCGAAGCGCATCAACCTCGGCACGGCGGCGCTCGAGAACCCCGAGTGGGCCGCATCGGTCATCGCGCAGTACGGCGAGGCGATCGCCGTCGGCCTCGACGTGCGGGGCGAGACGCTCGCCGCCCGCGGGTGGACGCAGGACGGGGGCAACCTCTGGCAGGTCATGGACCGGCTCGAGGAGGCCGGCGCGGCGCGCTATGTCGTGACCGACGTCACGAAGGACGGCACCCTCCAGGGTCCGAACCTCGACCTCCTGCGCCGGATCATGGACCGCACCCACCGGCCGGTCGTGGCCTCGGGTGGCATCTCCAGCCTCGACGACATCGCGGCGCTCCGCGAGCTGGTGCCGATGGGTCTCGAAGGCTCGATCGTCGGCAAAGCCCTCTACGCCGGTGCGTTCACGCTGGCCGAGGCGCTGGATGTCGCCGGCTACTGA
- a CDS encoding pyridoxal phosphate-dependent decarboxylase family protein, producing the protein MLEQPRTRGTGPGAGGRSGDGDRPDEYTEVLRVAARRASEWLGEVRERPIPPRAGADQVEQALGRELPEQGMPAVQVLEELAEAIEPGLIAINSPRFYGWVIGGTQPAALGADWLVSAWDQNTGLRTITPGAVAAEEIAGEWVLDLLGLPPESAVGFTTGATMAQFSAMAAGRDEVLRRAGWDVSVEGLAGGPKVRFIVGAERHGTVDLAARYLGLGAPIEVAVDREGRIRVDALAETLDAGEGPALVLLQAGNIHSGAFDAFGEAVEVAHRAGAWVHVDGAFGLWAAVSPRFASLVDGLATADSWSTDAHKTLNVPYDCGIAIVRDQPAMLRALSMHASYLQATDVGADPHEKVPELSRRARGVPTYAVLRTLGRRGVRELVERLADSARTIADGLAAIPGVEVLNDVAFTQVCIALEHDEATTALSERLWREGEVLAMTSRWHDRVIVRFSVSNWRTDASEARRTVDVVARAIEELRAGGRP; encoded by the coding sequence ATGCTCGAGCAACCGCGGACCCGGGGGACGGGACCCGGAGCGGGTGGCCGGTCCGGCGACGGTGATCGGCCCGATGAGTACACCGAGGTGCTGCGCGTCGCGGCTCGGCGGGCGAGCGAGTGGCTCGGTGAGGTGCGGGAGCGGCCGATCCCGCCCCGGGCGGGCGCCGACCAGGTCGAGCAGGCGCTCGGGCGCGAGCTGCCCGAGCAGGGGATGCCGGCCGTCCAGGTGCTCGAGGAACTCGCCGAGGCCATCGAGCCGGGACTCATCGCCATCAACTCGCCGAGGTTCTACGGCTGGGTGATCGGCGGCACGCAGCCCGCGGCGCTCGGCGCCGACTGGCTGGTCTCGGCATGGGACCAGAACACGGGTCTGCGCACGATCACACCGGGCGCGGTCGCGGCCGAGGAGATCGCGGGCGAGTGGGTACTCGACCTGCTCGGCCTGCCACCCGAGAGCGCGGTCGGCTTCACGACCGGTGCGACGATGGCGCAGTTCTCGGCCATGGCGGCGGGGCGCGACGAGGTGCTGCGTCGCGCCGGGTGGGATGTGTCGGTCGAAGGACTCGCCGGCGGGCCGAAGGTGCGGTTCATCGTCGGCGCCGAGCGCCACGGCACGGTCGACCTCGCCGCCCGGTACCTCGGCCTCGGCGCGCCCATCGAGGTCGCCGTCGACCGTGAGGGCCGCATCCGCGTCGACGCGCTCGCCGAGACCCTCGACGCAGGCGAGGGTCCCGCACTCGTCCTGCTCCAGGCGGGCAACATCCATTCCGGCGCGTTCGATGCGTTCGGCGAGGCGGTCGAGGTCGCGCACCGTGCCGGTGCCTGGGTGCACGTCGACGGCGCATTCGGGCTCTGGGCGGCTGTATCACCACGGTTCGCGTCGCTCGTCGACGGGCTCGCGACCGCGGACTCGTGGTCGACCGATGCGCACAAGACCCTCAACGTGCCGTACGACTGCGGCATCGCGATCGTGCGCGACCAGCCGGCGATGCTGCGCGCGCTCAGCATGCACGCCAGTTATCTGCAGGCGACCGACGTCGGTGCCGACCCGCACGAGAAGGTTCCGGAGCTCTCCCGGCGGGCGCGTGGCGTGCCGACCTACGCCGTGCTCCGCACCCTCGGCCGCCGCGGCGTCCGCGAGCTGGTCGAACGGCTCGCCGACTCGGCGCGGACGATCGCCGACGGACTCGCCGCCATCCCCGGCGTCGAGGTGCTGAACGACGTCGCGTTCACGCAGGTCTGCATCGCGCTCGAGCACGACGAGGCGACGACCGCGCTGAGCGAGCGGCTCTGGCGTGAGGGCGAGGTGCTCGCGATGACCTCGCGCTGGCACGACCGCGTGATCGTTCGGTTCTCGGTGAGCAACTGGCGCACGGATGCCTCGGAGGCGCGCCGCACGGTCGACGTCGTCGCCCGGGCCATCGAGGAGCTGCGCGCCGGAGGGCGACCGTAG
- the hisH gene encoding imidazole glycerol phosphate synthase subunit HisH: MSASPRVVVLDYGSGNVHSAAKALERAGAEVELTADRRAVLEADGLLVPGVGAFDAVMRQLRAVRGDELIDRRLAGGRPVLGICVGMQILFERGVERGVDTEGLGEWPGAVTELPADVLPHMGWNTVEPDDGSVLFRGLEDERFYFVHSFAAQEWTLETQPPFPKPKLTWADHGGRFLAAVENGPLSATQFHPEKSAEAGIALLGNWLRSLR; the protein is encoded by the coding sequence GTGAGCGCGAGCCCTCGGGTCGTCGTGCTCGACTACGGGTCGGGCAATGTGCACTCGGCCGCCAAGGCCCTCGAGCGCGCGGGCGCCGAGGTCGAGCTGACCGCGGACCGTCGCGCGGTGCTGGAGGCCGACGGCCTGCTCGTGCCAGGGGTCGGCGCGTTCGACGCCGTGATGCGCCAGCTGCGTGCGGTCCGCGGTGATGAGCTGATCGACCGCAGGCTGGCCGGCGGCCGGCCCGTGCTCGGCATCTGCGTGGGCATGCAGATCCTCTTCGAGCGCGGCGTCGAACGCGGTGTCGACACCGAGGGGCTCGGCGAATGGCCGGGCGCCGTGACCGAGTTGCCGGCCGACGTGCTGCCGCACATGGGCTGGAACACGGTGGAGCCCGACGACGGGAGCGTGTTGTTCCGCGGGCTCGAAGACGAGCGGTTCTATTTCGTCCACTCGTTCGCCGCGCAAGAATGGACGCTCGAGACGCAGCCGCCGTTCCCGAAACCGAAGCTGACCTGGGCCGATCACGGCGGCCGGTTCCTCGCCGCGGTCGAGAACGGACCGTTGTCGGCGACGCAGTTCCACCCCGAGAAGTCGGCCGAGGCCGGCATCGCGTTGCTCGGCAATTGGCTCCGCTCGCTGCGCTGA
- the lexA gene encoding transcriptional repressor LexA, with amino-acid sequence MDRTPESGSRRRRSKALTPKQTAILEVIQQSVADRGYPPSMREIGDGVGLSSLSSVTHQLNQLELAGYLRRDPNRPRALEVLIELPGSETRASSSEPIPINDAAMVPLVGRIAAGVPIMADQQIDEVFPLPRQLVGKGELFMLKVVGDSMIDAAICDGDWVVIRSQKDAENGEIVAAMLDGEATVKVFRQRDGHTWLLPRNSAFEPILGDAAEVLGKVVAVLRAV; translated from the coding sequence ATCGACCGAACGCCGGAGTCCGGCTCGCGACGGCGCCGTAGCAAGGCGCTCACGCCCAAGCAGACCGCCATCCTCGAGGTCATCCAGCAGTCGGTCGCCGACCGCGGCTACCCGCCGAGCATGCGCGAGATCGGCGACGGCGTGGGCCTCTCCTCGCTCTCGAGCGTCACGCATCAGCTCAATCAGCTCGAGCTCGCCGGGTACCTGCGCCGCGACCCCAACCGGCCGCGCGCGCTCGAAGTGCTCATCGAGCTGCCCGGGAGCGAGACCCGCGCCTCGTCCAGCGAGCCGATCCCGATCAACGATGCGGCGATGGTCCCCCTCGTCGGTCGGATCGCCGCGGGCGTGCCGATCATGGCGGATCAGCAGATCGACGAGGTGTTCCCGCTCCCCCGCCAGCTCGTCGGCAAGGGTGAGCTCTTCATGCTCAAGGTCGTCGGCGACTCGATGATCGACGCCGCGATCTGCGACGGCGACTGGGTCGTCATCCGATCCCAGAAGGACGCGGAGAACGGCGAGATCGTCGCCGCGATGCTCGACGGCGAAGCGACCGTGAAGGTGTTCCGGCAGCGCGACGGGCACACCTGGCTGCTGCCGCGCAACAGTGCGTTCGAGCCGATCCTCGGCGACGCGGCCGAGGTGCTCGGCAAGGTCGTGGCGGTGCTGCGGGCGGTCTGA
- a CDS encoding alpha/beta fold hydrolase, translated as MRLAVTETGYGPRTAILIHGIMSDSRAWHRVTAELESHGFRVIAVDLAGHGRSPRADRYSPAAWADDVVETLTPLLDGPPDVVMGHSLGGLVASLVADRMAPRAAIYIDPAFSFPTGLRGLAFKLFFALAPRPRRSALVKMNPKWHAEDVEIELATLRDWDKRTILGFSDTRRLVPPVSLVAPTLVVLAEKSLLITEQIAGRLRRQGMTVQTIEGTGHTVFRDDHAGFMSAVLEWLRSVPAPLQPVSLQPVSMRAGRTSPATRS; from the coding sequence ATGCGATTGGCCGTCACCGAGACCGGGTACGGGCCCCGCACCGCGATCCTCATCCACGGCATCATGTCGGACTCGCGGGCGTGGCACCGGGTCACCGCCGAGCTCGAGTCGCACGGCTTCCGGGTCATCGCGGTCGACCTCGCGGGCCACGGCCGGAGCCCGCGGGCCGACCGCTATTCGCCGGCCGCGTGGGCCGACGACGTGGTCGAGACGCTGACACCGCTGCTCGACGGCCCGCCCGACGTGGTCATGGGCCACTCGCTCGGCGGGCTCGTCGCGAGCCTCGTCGCCGACCGCATGGCGCCCCGCGCCGCGATCTACATCGACCCCGCGTTCTCGTTCCCCACGGGGCTGCGCGGGCTCGCGTTCAAGCTCTTCTTCGCGCTCGCCCCGCGCCCGCGCAGGTCGGCGCTCGTCAAGATGAACCCCAAGTGGCACGCCGAAGACGTCGAGATCGAGCTCGCCACGCTGCGCGACTGGGACAAGCGCACGATCCTCGGCTTCAGCGACACCCGGCGGCTCGTCCCACCGGTGTCGCTCGTGGCGCCGACCCTCGTCGTGCTGGCCGAGAAGAGCCTGCTCATCACCGAACAGATCGCCGGGCGGCTGCGGCGGCAGGGTATGACCGTGCAGACGATCGAGGGCACCGGGCACACGGTCTTCCGCGACGACCATGCCGGGTTCATGTCCGCCGTGCTCGAGTGGCTGCGCAGCGTGCCGGCGCCGTTGCAGCCGGTGTCGCTGCAGCCGGTGTCGATGCGTGCCGGGCGCACGTCGCCCGCGACGCGCAGCTGA
- the hisB gene encoding imidazoleglycerol-phosphate dehydratase HisB translates to MTSPNAGRTARVQRETSESSIDLSIDLDGTGTSDIETGVPFYDHLLTAFAKHSLSDLTVRASGDVEIDVHHTVEDVGIALGAAIKQALGDKSGISRYGDALVPLDDALAQAVVDISGRPYLVHSGEPAGFEYHLIGGHFTGSMVRHVFEAITFNAALTVHLTLLGGRDPHHIAEAEFKAFARAFRQAKALDPLVIGVPSTKGAL, encoded by the coding sequence ATGACCTCCCCGAACGCAGGCCGTACCGCGCGCGTGCAGCGCGAGACGAGCGAGTCGAGCATCGACCTGTCGATCGACCTCGACGGCACCGGCACGAGCGACATCGAGACGGGCGTGCCGTTCTACGACCACCTGCTCACCGCGTTCGCCAAGCACTCGCTGAGCGACCTCACGGTCCGCGCGTCCGGGGATGTCGAGATCGACGTGCACCACACCGTGGAAGATGTCGGCATCGCGCTCGGCGCGGCGATCAAGCAGGCGCTCGGCGACAAGTCGGGCATCTCGCGGTACGGGGACGCGCTGGTCCCGCTCGACGACGCACTCGCGCAGGCCGTCGTCGACATCTCGGGGCGCCCCTACCTCGTGCACTCGGGCGAGCCGGCCGGCTTCGAGTACCACCTCATCGGCGGTCACTTCACGGGCTCCATGGTGCGCCACGTGTTCGAGGCCATCACCTTCAACGCCGCGCTCACCGTGCACCTCACCCTGCTCGGCGGCCGTGACCCGCACCACATCGCGGAGGCCGAGTTCAAGGCGTTCGCGCGCGCGTTCCGCCAGGCCAAGGCACTCGACCCGCTCGTCATCGGCGTCCCGTCGACGAAGGGTGCGCTGTGA